TGCTTGTAAATTTGAATATGTGATGGGCAGTTCATTGGTCTTAATTCAAGCATTTCGCCGTCGCCCATGTCCATTGGTGGGAACATGTCATCACGGTAGTGTGCCCAGTGACCTGAAGTCTTGTAAGCATCCAAGTTCATCAATACGGGTGTGTAAACGTGTTGGTAACCGCGAGCAACTTCTTTATCAATGATGTAGCGTTCAATCACACGGCGAATGGTTGCACCCTTTGGCATCCAGTAAGGAAGACCAGCACCAACCTTAGGGTCAACGAAGAATAAGTCAAGGTCGCGGCCGATTGTCCGGTGGTCGCGTTCCTTAATTTCTTCGCGTCGTTTAATGTCGGCATCAAGGTCAGCCTTCTTGAAAAAGGCAGTTCCTGAAATTCTTTGCAACATTGGGTTGGAAGATTGTCCTTGCCAATAAGCGCCGGCAACACTGAGCAATTTAAACTGCTTAATCTTACCAGTATTTGGCAAAAGTGCATCGAAGCCAAAGTCAACAAAGTCACCTAATTTATATGCTGCAACTGTGTCGCTTGGTTCAGCCTGCAGTAATTCCAACTTGAACTTGTCATCTTTGAAAATATTTTCTAATTCACTCTTAGATATCTCTACTTGTTCAATCTTAGCGCCACTCTTAACAGCCTTTTGGATAGCCTTTTCTAATTGTGGTAATTCACTAATCTTGATTTGGTTTGCCTTGTCAGTATCAACAAAAAAGCCGTCGTTATCTGCAGCGTGCTCACCTATCCGTAATTCTGGATAAGCCTTTTTAGCAACTGCTTCAAAGACAAAGGCAACAGTTGCACGTAAAACGTTCAAGCCGTCTTCATCTTTATCAGTAATAATTGCTACTTCTGCATCGTCATTTAATTCGTAATCAACTGACTTCAATTCGCCGTTAACTTTTCCGGCCATTGCAGCCTTACCAAGTGAAGTTGAAATATCATGTGCTAAATCAGCAATTGAAATAGCGTGGTCATAGTCACGGTTTGACCCATCAGGCAAAGTAATTGAAAAACTCATGTTTACCTCCATAAACAAAAAAAGCCCCAGTGCAATTAAGCACTGGGACGTATATTAGCGCGGTTCCACCCAAATAGATTAGAGCATCTCTAACCCTCTCTTAAGATTGATAATGGAATCCAGCCTTTGTTAAAACCTTTATTAGTAGAATGAGTGGGGTCTTGCTCATGAAGGACTTCCAGAAAAAGCGTCCTTTTCTCTGAGTTGAGCAACATCATGTTCATTCATTGCACTTAATTATACGCAAACAACGGTTAAATGCAAGAACTTTTTAATAGAATTTGATTAAAAATAAATTAATGCCGGCGATTGGGTCCCGACACGACTATTTCTTTAGCCAGTGTCCGCACCCGTTCCATCAGGCGTTTGGCCTTAATTGGATCAAGAGCATTTTTGGTTTCTTTAAAATGGTCTTCCAAGTCAGCCATCGCAAAATTCGATGAGAAAAATGTCGGCAGAACATTATCCATCCGCGCTTGCAGAATTACACCTAGGACATCATCACGCGACCACTGGCTCAGAGTTTCTGCACCAATATCATCTAGTAGTAATACATCAGCTTGGCTCACGCGGTCAATTTCTTTTTGCAAGCTATTATCTTCAAAATGGCTGGATAAACCAGCGATAAATGTCGGCACATGTAAAAAGACTACCTGCTTACCCATCGCTGCAACCGAATTTGCTACTCCAGCTAATAAGTATGTCTTACCAACGCCGAAACTTCCTGATAGATACAGCCCTTGCTCGTGAGGATTTTGGGAATAGCCAGCCAAAAACTTACCAATAGCTGCCAATGCTGGTCCACGTCCTGCAGCTGTATCATCCACTTGACTCAAGCGCACATCATGCAACGTTTCTGGCAAATTAATCAGGTGCAAATGCTTCTTAGTATTAGCGCGCAAGCTTTGTTCAATTTTGTTTTCATCGGGTACATAACGCAAATCAATTGCATGATCATTTAAGAACAGTTCTGGTCGATAACCCGCTGTTACGGGGTCTTGCTTGTGTTGTGCCAAGTAATATTCGTATAAATTCGACCAGCTCTTCTTGATCATTTCGGATGTAATTTGACCTTTGTGCTGGTTCAAAAACTGCTGCACATTTCTATCCGCCAAAACCTGTTGGTAAATTTGTGCCAAATTATGCTTTTTAGCAATTTCTGGATTTAAATTATTAATAATATCGCCGATTGATTGCATAATTTCACCTACTTCATGCCATTTTTATCTTCTAAATCCTTAAAGAACTTCTTCAAGTCAGCGGAAGAAACATTAGTGCTTTGCGTTGCCGTCTTTTTACTCCAGTCAGTCCCCTTTTCAACACGTTTAGGTTTTGTCGAATAACGGGGGTAATAACTCTTCTTTTGCTGACGTTTCTCCATATATTCCAAAGCCTGGCTCCCAGTCTTAACGCCATGCTGCAGCCAATCATGCAAGATCGTATTGGCCAAACGGTAAGACACAGACGGTCCACTATTCAAGCAGGCATACGTCAAAATATTGAGCAATTCCGCTGGAATATCCTTTTGGTTAAACAAATTATCTAGCACCTTATACTCACTAGCATCAACATAATCATGTTTATCGGTTTTTAAGCGATACAAAAACTGGGCCGGCGACTTAGTCTGCGCCAATTGTAAAATTCGCTGGTCACGCAAGCTCAAACTAGAATTATCCTGAATTGTCGCTTGTGGATCCTGCGTTTGCTGCAGATTTTTCCGCGTGCCCTCTGCGTGAATATTTTCCGCAATAGTTCGCTTAATTAACGGCATGTCAAGCTGATAACTGTCATGCAAACACGGCAAAGTTTCATCCACAAATTCCTGCTCTGACAAGCCATAAGTACGCATTATTCCCCGAATAGCCGGACGATTTTTATCAATTTCACTAGCTGCAATCTGGTAAATTTCAAACTGTTCTTTCATAAACTGCCAGTCAATTTGATCCTGCTCATTAACACTGGCTGTCGCAGCCTGCTTGACCTGATTTTCCTGTGCAGCTCGCTGAACATCAGACGACGGACTAATTGCTTCTTCATCTGGCAAGCGAAAGACATCCATAAATGAAGCAGAAACATCCTTAGCGGTTTGCACACCGTTAACCTGATTCTCACTACGCTTATTTTCTTGCGCAAATAAATGGCTTAATCGCTGAAAAGTTGTCACGCCAACTTTTTCTTTTAACAAACTTGCCAGTAATGCCGTCGCAAAAAACTCACTACTGTCAGGTACGCGGTTTAAAGAAAACAGCAGCACTTGCCCCATGATCTCATTCTTGATAATGCGGGTCTTAACCAATCCTACTGCTTCTAACTTATGCAGCGCCTGAAATAATTCTTTCAAACTGCAGTCAAGTTGCTCCTGCAGATGGTAAATACCCTTGCTATCTGACAAAATTGCGGCAGCATCGTAGTCTGCCATTAGCGTTAAATAAAGAGCAACCCCACTAGCACCAATTAGCGGCTGATAAAGCTTAATTAAAACTTGTAAATCTTGCGGAAAAACCGTCACGCGATTAATGATAAAAAAGGGCTGCTTGGGATTAGAAGTCTCAAACATCAGTAGTTCCCTTCTCCTCACGTTTAGCAATCATGTCTTCCATGGTCTTCATAAAACTGGACATATCTTTAAATTCTCGGTAAATGGAAGCAAAGCGAATGTAAGCAACATCGTCAATATCAGCCAGCTCATCCATCACAACTTGACCGATTTTCTTTGAAGAAATCTCACTAACGCCTTGTTTTCTTACCTTATTTTCAACATGGTCAACCAGTTGCTCAAACTGCGCGCTAGTAATCGGCCGCTTTTGACCGGCAGCCATCACACCATGCAAAATCTTTTTACGACTGAATGGCTCTCTTGTACCATCATTTTTAATAACTAACAACGGGGTCGTTTCAACACGTTCAAAAGTTGTAAAACGAAAGCCACAATTTTCACATTCACGTCTGCGTCTAATTGCCCGGTTTTCATCGCTGGGCCGAGAATCAATGACACGTGAGGCATTTTGCCGACAATTAGGACATTCCATTCTTCTCTCCTTTTAACTTAAGTAACAACTCAGCCAATTTGGCTTCTAATTCTTCTATTGTACCAGTATTTGTAACTACATAATCGGCCAACTTGATTTTTTGTGCAAGTGGCATCTGACTTTTAATCCGATTTAGTGCCGCTTGGCGCGTCAATTGATCACGCTGCATTAACCGCTCAATCTGCATGTCTTCGGGAATTGCAATTAGCAAAGTTTTATCGCAGTATTTTTGACCGCCTGATTCAAATAAGACCGGGGCATCAACAATGATTAACTGCTTGCCCGCTTGCTTATTTTGCGTAATTTTAGCCTGAATTGTTTGAAAAATCAATGGATGAGTAATTTTATTCAGGATTGCCAGCTGCTCAGGACTACTAAACACCACTTTGCCAAGCTGATGCCGATTAATTGTTTGGTCTGAATTTAAAAACTTTTTGCCAAAATATTGGATAACTTGCAGATAGCCAGCTTCACCAACATTTAAAATTTGATGAGCAATTAGGTCGCTGTCGATAATGGGCAGCCCCTTTTTTCTAAAAAAGGCATCTGCCGTACTTTTACCACTAGCAATACCACCAGTTAGGCCCAACACTAGTGTCATTTGTAGACCACCTGACACTTAGGACAAAAAGTAGTACCACGACCATTAACCTTGATTTTTTCGAGCAAATTGCCACAGCGCGCACACGGCTCCCCCTGATGACCATAGACTCGCAGCATCTTTTGAAAGCCACCGGTTTCGCCGTTAGCATCAAGATAAGTATGTACAGTAGTACCGTGTTTTGTAATCGCCAGTGCAATCAGCTCATTAATATTATCATGCAGCTCTGCCACTTTCTTTTTAGGAATTTTATTAGCGCTACTTAACGGGTGAATTTTGGTTTTCCACAAAACTTCATCGACATAAATATTACCTAAGCCCGCCACAATGGTCTGATCAAGCAAAGTGCTTTTAATATTTTTCTTCTTGCGACTAAGACCTGCTGCTAAAAATTCCGTTGTAAAGGCGGCAGAATTCGGCTCAAAGCCCAACTTGCTAATTCCAGTAACTACCCGTTCAGTTCCCGTTGCTACTAACTGCATCCGCCCAAATTTGCGCACGTCATTATAGCGTAGCGCCGTATCATCGGTGAAAGCAAACTGCACGTGATCATGTTTATCTTTAGGTGCAGCAACCATTGTCAGCCGATATTTACCTTCCATGCGCAAATGCGACACGATTGTCAGATCACCACTTAAGCGAATTAATAAATACTTGGCATAGCGATCAATCGTTAAAACCTGCTGTCCTGCAACTTGCTTAACAAATTCATCGGGATCACTAGCAATAATTTTGGGATACCACAGTGTTACCTGTTTGATTGTTTTTCCCTTAATTAAAGGAAGCAAGGTGCGGCGCACTGTCTCAACTTCTGGCATTTCTGGCATTAATCTATCTCCTTACTTTGCATCGTACCAATTATGGCCCCAACCTGAGTCAGCAATCAGCGGAATATCAAGTCGAACTGCAGACTGCATCACTTCTGGGACAATCTTCTTAATCGTTTCTAGTTCATCCTTAGGAACATCAAAAATCAACTCATCATGCACCTGCACCACCATCTTGGTCTTAAGGTGCAACTCGTCTAACTTTTGTTGCATGTTAATCATGGCAATCTTAATAATGTCGGCAGCTGACCCCTGAATTGGCGAATTAATCGCGGTTCTTTCCGCAAATGACCGCACATTAAAGTTCTTGGCATGAATGTCAGGCAAATAGCGCCGCCGGTGCATGATTGTTTCGGCGTAGCCTTTTTCACGTGCTTCCTGAACAGCCTTGTCCATATAATCGCGAATTTGCGGATATTGTTCAAAATAATTATCAATAAATTCTTTGGCTTGCTTGCGGCTAATGTTCAAATTCTTGGACAGGCCATAATCGGAAATGCCATAAACAATCCCAAAGTTAACGGCCTTGGCCCGGCGACGCATCAGCGGTGTGACTTCATCTGGAGAATCTAAATGGAAAATCTTCATCGCGGTATGTGAGTGAATATCATACCCGGTCTTGAAGGCTTCCTGCATATGCTCATCACCAGAAACCTGCGCCAATACCCGCAATTCAATTTGCGAATAATCGCAAGAGAAAATATAGCCATCAGGAGTACTTGGCACAAACGCCTTGCGAATTTGCTTGCCTTCCTCTGTTCTTGTTGGGATATTTTGCAAGTTAGGATCAACTGAAGACAATCGACCTGTTGCCGTTAACGTTTGTAAATAACGCGTATGGACGCGACCATCTTTTTGAATTACATCCAGCAATCCCTTGACGTAAGTTGACTGAATTTTAGCAATTTGCCGGTAAGTCAAAATCTCGTCAATAACCGGGCTCTGCTCTTTTAACTGGTTTAAAACATCAACTGAAGTGGAATAACCAGTTTTAGTCTTTTTAACCGGTGGCAAGCCCATCTTTTCAAACAAAATGTGCCCTAATTGCTTAGGCGAGTTAAGATTAAAGCGCTCCCCAGCCTCTTGGTAAATTTTGTTCTCAAGTTCCTGTAATTCAACTGCAAACTCGTTCTGCAACTGAATTAAAGTGCCAGCTTGCACCTTAATGCCGTTTATTTCCATCACCGCTAAAACGCGTGCTACTGGAATTTCAATGCTAGCATACAGATCGTCTTGCTCATGATCCTTAAGGCGCTTGAGTAATTCATTCTTTAATCTAACAATTGACTGAGCCTTGCTGGCCAAATGACTGAACAAAATCTGGTCGTCATCAGGAATGTGTTCCTTTTTGCCCTTACCATAAACTTCAAAGTCACTCTTAACAGAATAGTCACCATACAAATGGCAAACCTCACCCATGTCATTGGAGTTGTTTTCATTATTTACCAAGTAAGATGCTAGAAGCATGTCGTAATCAATTCCATGAACATGAATATCTAATCGGTTAAGGCCAACCATTGTCCGTTTAAGGTCAAAGACATCCTTCTTAATTTGAGCATTTTCTAAAAGTTGCTTTAACGGCTGGATTTGCAACAACTCAATATCACGACTGACATAAGTTTGCTCACCAATTTTAAGAGCAAAACCGACAAAGTCAGCCAAGTGATAATTAGCACCCAGCATCCCCAAATAAAAACTAACAGTCGTCTGCTCGTCAACCTTAATTTGTTCTAATTGCTCCTTAGTCAGTTCAACATAGTCAATCTTAACTTCTTCTTTCGGGACATCATCATCGCCAGTAGCAGCGGCATCTAGTTGACTTAAAAATTTGCGAAAATTCATCTTTTCGTAAAATTGCCGCAACTTGTCCTGATCAACTTTTTGCCACTTAACATCTGCCAAATTAATGGTCACTGGACTTTCACGGTCAATTGTCGCCAACTTTTTAGCTAAAAATGCCTTGTCCTGATCATTAATCAAGTTTTCCTTTAACTTGGACTTCTTCATGTCGGCGACATGCTCATAAAGACCTTCAACCGAGCCATATTGCTGGATTAAGCGTGAAGCCGTCTTCGGACCAACCTTGGTTACGCCAGGATAATTATCAGAATTATCACCCATCAATGCCTTCATATCAATGAATTCGGTTGGTGTGACACCATTAACTTCCTTCATGTGCTCAGGAGTGTAGGCTTCGAGGTCTGAAACTCCAGACTTAGTTACCATGACTGTCGTCTTTTCTGAAGCCAGCTGGGTTAAGTCCTTATCCCCAGTAACAATCGTCACCGTCATATTTTGTTCTTCACCAAGACGCGCAAAAGTACCAATAATATCATCGGCTTCATAATCTTTCAATTCGTAGGTGGCAATCCCCAAATCATGCAGCAATTCCTGAATATATGGTAGCTGCTCCAATAATTCTGGTGGTGTCTTTTGCCGACCACCCTTGTAGTCGCCATACATTTTATTTCTAAAAGTTGTCTTGCCGGCATCAAAGGCAACCAGGACATAATCTGGCCTAACGTCTTTTAATAAAACATCCAGCATATTTTTAAAAGCATAAATAGCATTGGTGTGCAGACCCTCAGCGTTTTTGAAATTTTCGAGCTGCCGATAAAGTGCATAAAACGCACGAAAGGCAACAGAGTTACCATCAATTAAAAGTAATTTTTGATCAGCCATAATTCTCCTCATTATTCAATCGTCAGTTAATTCACATACCATTCTAACAGTTTTAACGGCTTCTAGCAGGTTACTGACTTAATTATGGTTTAAAAAAACTAGTCGCATTGCAACTAGTTTCTTAGTTAATTTATTTCTGCAATAATTTAGCGAAGGCATCCTCGTATTTTGGAATGTCACCGGCACCCATGAAGATAATGACGCTGTCATGATTCTGGGTTAAATCAGCGATATTTGCTAAATCAATTACTTCAGAACCCGGAATTTGTGCGGTTAAGTCTTCACTAGAAATATCACCGGTATTTTCACGAGCTGAAGCGTAAATCGGTGTTACATAAGCCTTGTCGACACTACGCAAGATTTCCTCAAAATCCTTAGCATATTTTTTAGTTCGAGAAAATGTGTGTGGTTGAAAGACAACAACTAGGCGTTTACCCGGGAACTTTTGGCGAGCAGCTTGAATGGTAGCCCGCATCTCAGTTGGGTGGTGAGCGTAATCATCAATCACATTAATGTCGCCATAATCAGTTTCGGTGAAGCGGCGCTTAGCACCATGATAAGTTAACAAGCCCTCTTGAATATCTTTTAACGGAATATTTTCAGTATGCGCAACCGCAACAACCGCCGTTGTATTCAAAATATTATGGTCACCAAACAAATGAACAGTAAAGCGACCAATGTTTTCACCATGAGCCAACACATCAAAGGTTGAACCAGTCGTTGACCGTTCAATGTTCACAGCTTGAAAGTCATCACGATCATCAAAACCATAAGTGTACTTAGGAATACT
The sequence above is a segment of the Lactobacillus sp. ESL0677 genome. Coding sequences within it:
- the coaE gene encoding dephospho-CoA kinase (Dephospho-CoA kinase (CoaE) performs the final step in coenzyme A biosynthesis.) produces the protein MTLVLGLTGGIASGKSTADAFFRKKGLPIIDSDLIAHQILNVGEAGYLQVIQYFGKKFLNSDQTINRHQLGKVVFSSPEQLAILNKITHPLIFQTIQAKITQNKQAGKQLIIVDAPVLFESGGQKYCDKTLLIAIPEDMQIERLMQRDQLTRQAALNRIKSQMPLAQKIKLADYVVTNTGTIEELEAKLAELLLKLKGEKNGMS
- a CDS encoding DnaD domain protein, with the protein product MFETSNPKQPFFIINRVTVFPQDLQVLIKLYQPLIGASGVALYLTLMADYDAAAILSDSKGIYHLQEQLDCSLKELFQALHKLEAVGLVKTRIIKNEIMGQVLLFSLNRVPDSSEFFATALLASLLKEKVGVTTFQRLSHLFAQENKRSENQVNGVQTAKDVSASFMDVFRLPDEEAISPSSDVQRAAQENQVKQAATASVNEQDQIDWQFMKEQFEIYQIAASEIDKNRPAIRGIMRTYGLSEQEFVDETLPCLHDSYQLDMPLIKRTIAENIHAEGTRKNLQQTQDPQATIQDNSSLSLRDQRILQLAQTKSPAQFLYRLKTDKHDYVDASEYKVLDNLFNQKDIPAELLNILTYACLNSGPSVSYRLANTILHDWLQHGVKTGSQALEYMEKRQQKKSYYPRYSTKPKRVEKGTDWSKKTATQSTNVSSADLKKFFKDLEDKNGMK
- the polA gene encoding DNA polymerase I is translated as MADQKLLLIDGNSVAFRAFYALYRQLENFKNAEGLHTNAIYAFKNMLDVLLKDVRPDYVLVAFDAGKTTFRNKMYGDYKGGRQKTPPELLEQLPYIQELLHDLGIATYELKDYEADDIIGTFARLGEEQNMTVTIVTGDKDLTQLASEKTTVMVTKSGVSDLEAYTPEHMKEVNGVTPTEFIDMKALMGDNSDNYPGVTKVGPKTASRLIQQYGSVEGLYEHVADMKKSKLKENLINDQDKAFLAKKLATIDRESPVTINLADVKWQKVDQDKLRQFYEKMNFRKFLSQLDAAATGDDDVPKEEVKIDYVELTKEQLEQIKVDEQTTVSFYLGMLGANYHLADFVGFALKIGEQTYVSRDIELLQIQPLKQLLENAQIKKDVFDLKRTMVGLNRLDIHVHGIDYDMLLASYLVNNENNSNDMGEVCHLYGDYSVKSDFEVYGKGKKEHIPDDDQILFSHLASKAQSIVRLKNELLKRLKDHEQDDLYASIEIPVARVLAVMEINGIKVQAGTLIQLQNEFAVELQELENKIYQEAGERFNLNSPKQLGHILFEKMGLPPVKKTKTGYSTSVDVLNQLKEQSPVIDEILTYRQIAKIQSTYVKGLLDVIQKDGRVHTRYLQTLTATGRLSSVDPNLQNIPTRTEEGKQIRKAFVPSTPDGYIFSCDYSQIELRVLAQVSGDEHMQEAFKTGYDIHSHTAMKIFHLDSPDEVTPLMRRRAKAVNFGIVYGISDYGLSKNLNISRKQAKEFIDNYFEQYPQIRDYMDKAVQEAREKGYAETIMHRRRYLPDIHAKNFNVRSFAERTAINSPIQGSAADIIKIAMINMQQKLDELHLKTKMVVQVHDELIFDVPKDELETIKKIVPEVMQSAVRLDIPLIADSGWGHNWYDAK
- the murC gene encoding UDP-N-acetylmuramate--L-alanine ligase, which translates into the protein MLDKNKQIWFIGIKGTGMASLALLLHDLGYNVAGSDITKYTFTQVPLEKAGIEVADFAAANIKPTGQVIVKGNAFKDDNVEVKACEDQGIAWQSYPDTVEEVVAMHTSIGISGTHGKTSTTGLLAHVLGEAAPTSYLIGDGEGKGVQNSRFFVYEADEYRRHFLAYHPDYQIMTNIDFDHPDYFKDQADYTSAFQTAADQTKKGLFVWGGNSRLQALQTSIPKYTYGFDDRDDFQAVNIERSTTGSTFDVLAHGENIGRFTVHLFGDHNILNTTAVVAVAHTENIPLKDIQEGLLTYHGAKRRFTETDYGDINVIDDYAHHPTEMRATIQAARQKFPGKRLVVVFQPHTFSRTKKYAKDFEEILRSVDKAYVTPIYASARENTGDISSEDLTAQIPGSEVIDLANIADLTQNHDSVIIFMGAGDIPKYEDAFAKLLQK
- the dnaI gene encoding primosomal protein DnaI, with translation MQSIGDIINNLNPEIAKKHNLAQIYQQVLADRNVQQFLNQHKGQITSEMIKKSWSNLYEYYLAQHKQDPVTAGYRPELFLNDHAIDLRYVPDENKIEQSLRANTKKHLHLINLPETLHDVRLSQVDDTAAGRGPALAAIGKFLAGYSQNPHEQGLYLSGSFGVGKTYLLAGVANSVAAMGKQVVFLHVPTFIAGLSSHFEDNSLQKEIDRVSQADVLLLDDIGAETLSQWSRDDVLGVILQARMDNVLPTFFSSNFAMADLEDHFKETKNALDPIKAKRLMERVRTLAKEIVVSGPNRRH
- the nrdR gene encoding transcriptional regulator NrdR, producing the protein MECPNCRQNASRVIDSRPSDENRAIRRRRECENCGFRFTTFERVETTPLLVIKNDGTREPFSRKKILHGVMAAGQKRPITSAQFEQLVDHVENKVRKQGVSEISSKKIGQVVMDELADIDDVAYIRFASIYREFKDMSSFMKTMEDMIAKREEKGTTDV
- the mutM gene encoding bifunctional DNA-formamidopyrimidine glycosylase/DNA-(apurinic or apyrimidinic site) lyase → MPEMPEVETVRRTLLPLIKGKTIKQVTLWYPKIIASDPDEFVKQVAGQQVLTIDRYAKYLLIRLSGDLTIVSHLRMEGKYRLTMVAAPKDKHDHVQFAFTDDTALRYNDVRKFGRMQLVATGTERVVTGISKLGFEPNSAAFTTEFLAAGLSRKKKNIKSTLLDQTIVAGLGNIYVDEVLWKTKIHPLSSANKIPKKKVAELHDNINELIALAITKHGTTVHTYLDANGETGGFQKMLRVYGHQGEPCARCGNLLEKIKVNGRGTTFCPKCQVVYK
- the thrS gene encoding threonine--tRNA ligase — protein: MSFSITLPDGSNRDYDHAISIADLAHDISTSLGKAAMAGKVNGELKSVDYELNDDAEVAIITDKDEDGLNVLRATVAFVFEAVAKKAYPELRIGEHAADNDGFFVDTDKANQIKISELPQLEKAIQKAVKSGAKIEQVEISKSELENIFKDDKFKLELLQAEPSDTVAAYKLGDFVDFGFDALLPNTGKIKQFKLLSVAGAYWQGQSSNPMLQRISGTAFFKKADLDADIKRREEIKERDHRTIGRDLDLFFVDPKVGAGLPYWMPKGATIRRVIERYIIDKEVARGYQHVYTPVLMNLDAYKTSGHWAHYRDDMFPPMDMGDGEMLELRPMNCPSHIQIYKHHIRSYRELPVRIAELGMMHRYEKSGALSGLQRVREMTLNDGHTFVTLDQVKDEFARTLQLIMDVYKDFDITDYYFRLSYRDPKNTKKYFANDEMWERSQSMLKGAMDDMGLDYVEAEGEAAFYGPKLDIQTKTALGSDETMSTIQLDFMLPEQFDLTYVGQDGEEHRPVMIHRGIVGTMERFIAYLIEIYKGAFPTWLAPVQAEIIPVNLDAHGDYAKKVRDELNKRGFRAEVDFRNEKLGYKIREAQTQKIPYTLVLGDKEMADNSVNVRPYGTDNEIAKSLDEFIKEIDADVKSYSREK